In Aegilops tauschii subsp. strangulata cultivar AL8/78 chromosome 3, Aet v6.0, whole genome shotgun sequence, one genomic interval encodes:
- the LOC109738333 gene encoding uncharacterized protein codes for MAKMTRYDDDKDNEAACSSSFEEQMTCPTPADPSGEDGKRARWMGRWTRRRLRPSQPVRALTNRLTAVLPLQAGKEMRRSRSPPTTTRLCNHHICTPSGITKACQTD; via the exons ATGGCGAAGATGACGAGGTACGATGACGACAAAGACAACGAGGCGGCCTGCTCCTCCTCCTTCGAGGAGCAAATGACCTGTCCGACGCCGGCGGATCCGTCTGGCGAGGATGGGAAAAGGGCGAGGTGGATGGGGAGGTGGACGAGGAGGAGATTGAGGCCATCACAACCGGTGCGGGCGCTGACGAACAGGCTGACGGCTGTGCTGCCGCTGCAGGCGGGGAAGGAGATGAGAAGGAGCCGGAGTCCACCAACGACGACGAG ATTATGCAACCATCATATTTGCACGCCATCTGGG ATAACAAAAGCATGCCAGACAGACTGA